Proteins encoded by one window of Hylaeus volcanicus isolate JK05 chromosome 7, UHH_iyHylVolc1.0_haploid, whole genome shotgun sequence:
- the LOC128880333 gene encoding uncharacterized protein LOC128880333 isoform X1 has product MSKWNERLVTSFLKVYKQYPCLWNPYHKDYHNCREKNEALQKIIDEFGTPGFTAADYLQQIKIIREKYKREQTRTIKGLQSQKRYKSPFSWYGIVSDMLTKVIDDERKANSETILKVNRPDTSVLKSLSSDSVRDSPKKEKKVLRINPCTTATCNEPARRSKSARSNAKSNLIPDKISKAPSTTRIRYVPCPQARTSTNVSRDREEDTLSSYRPTRDTESRTTGYPMTVPYTTIDPTSNDIIGADKNNYEPPFLQCPLCGWEDARSKQSQRDATNPVQEQRIFTPCSDYYSDLSRGMYTPCTGCDRDSTVHPKKHTDDSGDFEIRRDPTKQAPYSTLTNKSCRSPVTSMEKLGKNVDVEIQCNGEVIKATKGQIIQLDPVVTNKSQGVVIEACARLEILLSNSEKNVEDLSPETAPLKSRMKEASVNTVNYVQQETQYAICASNATRRCVSLQTLNQVDENRKWEHYVRNSIPAMKSKKVAVNVVDTASKGIQSTICVSRGNLARSLSLERVKDAATTPSVREIRSSICITTDCLKEHDSNSVRHIGIDTQRVTRAKSNGSVIHCIRRVDSKESVEGKTQEFKAPCTPDTCPRNMSEIIKDPTVAFTLQQLLYKMLSSRIESRTQSIKSLKNSNTQTDYRSNCNAKRNCKVDVTEVVDRIKEFAMKTLGSAITSRNESTQMFALEARFDKPTMIEESDFNPIFESTGTVEDATQRISVDDAVLLKEAYKFPAVDKEVSVYSESRDIGTDGSSSRLLVRNVGVQNGLKNDTDKPRRVSVGTQKRDPILVRVIKCNESQTIVKSDKETLTDVDLAKKYVDEPVGTCDRSSCLSYAAHQKKYERQLDSDYYKRSCKDYICDKNCKNKLYCDQDWTDVSNIDAFRNFENSKIPLSERPRKCTFARCK; this is encoded by the exons atgtCTAAGTGGAACGAGAGATTGGTGACCAGTTTCTTGAAAGTATACAAACAATATCCGTGCTTGTGGAATCCTTACCACAAGGACTATCACAATTGCAGAGAGAAGAACGAAGCTTTGCAGAAAATTATAGATGAATTCGGTACACCTGGGTTCACTGCGGCTGACTATTTGCAGCAGATCAAGATAATAAGAGAAAA GTACAAGAGAGAGCAAACAAGAACGATCAAAGGATTGCAATCGCAGAAGCGGTATAAATCACCGTTCTCTTGGTACGGCATAGTCTCCGACATGCTGACAAAAGTAATCGACGACGAGAGGAAAGCCAATTCGGAGACGATTTTAAAAGTCAACCGTCCCGACACGTCTGTCCTGAAATCTTTGAGCAGCGACAGCGTACGAGACTCgccaaagaaagaaaagaaagtctTAAGAATTAATCCTTGTACCACTGCTACATGCAACGAGCCTGCTAGAAGAAGTAAATCAGCTCGTTCCAATGCGAAGAGTAATTTGATACCGGATAAAATCAGCAAAGCGCCGTCAACGACACGGATAAGATACGTGCCCTGCCCACAAGCGAGAACTTCAACAAACGTCTCGAGAGATAGAGAAGAGGATACTCTTTCTAGCTATAGGCCTACAAGGGACACTGAGTCGAGAACAACAG GATATCCCATGACTGTTCCATACACGACAATCGATCCAACGTCTAACGATATAATTGGAGCGGATAAGAATAATTACGAGCCACCGTTTCTACAATGTCCCTTGTGTGGTTGGGAAGATGCAAGGTCTAAACAATCCCAAAGAGATGCAACAAATCCTGTGCAAGAGCAAAGAATCTTCACTCCCTGTTCCGATTACTATAGTGATCTCTCTCGTGGAATGTATACACCGTGCACTGGATGCGATAGAG ATTCGACGGTACATCCCAAGAAGCACACAGATGACTCTGGAGATTTTGAAATTCGGAGGGACCCAACCAAACAGGCACCGTATTCTACTCTGACGAATAAATCTTGCCGTTCGCCTGTTACATCTATGGAAAAGTTAGGAAAAAACGTAGATGTTGAAATACAATGTAACGGGGAGGTTATAAAAGCGACGAAGGGTCAAATCATACAATTAGATCCCGTGGTGACGAATAAATCTCAAGGTGTCGTCATAGAGGCCTGTGCTCGGTTAGAAATCCTGCTATCAAATTCAGAGAAGAACGTAGAAGACCTATCACCTGAAACTGCACCTCTCAAGAGCAGGATGAAAGAAGCAAGCGTTAACACCGTAAATTACGTTCAACAAGAAACGCAATATGCGATCTGTGCATCGAATGCAACGAGACGCTGCGTCTCTCTTCAAACCTTGAATCAGGTCGACGAGAACAGGAAGTGGGAACATTACGTGAGAAATTCGATTCCTGCGATGAAATCGAAAAAAGTTGCAGTGAATGTAGTGGACACAGCATCGAAAGGGATTCAGAGCACGATTTGCGTATCGCGGGGAAATTTAGCTCGCTCTTTGTCTCTGGAAAGGGTAAAGGATGCTGCAACTACACCGTCTGTACGTGAAATTCGTAGCAGCATTTGTATAACTACTGATTGTCTTAAAGAGCACGATTCAAACTCTGTTCGACACATTGGTATCGATACGCAACGTGTGACTAGAGCCAAGTCAAATGGATCTGTGATACATTGTATTCGACGTGTGGATTCAAAGGAATCTGTGGAAGGGAAAA CGCAAGAATTCAAGGCTCCATGCACACCAGATACCTGCCCACGCAACATGAGCGAAATTATCAAAGATCCCACAGTGGCCTTCACGTTGCAGCAACTCCTCTATAAGATGTTATCATCCAGAATTGAATCCAGGACCCAGAGtataaaatcgttaaaaaattcaaacaccCAGACTGATT ATAGGTCCAATTGTAACGCGAAAAGGAACTGCAAGGTTGATGTGACCGAAGTGGTGGATAGGATCAAGGAATTCGCAATGAAGACGTTGGGATCAGCAATCACGAGTCGAAACGAGTCCACACAGATGTTTGCTCTTGAAGCTAGGTTCGATAAGCCAACAATGATCGAAGAAAGCGATTTTAATCCGATATTCGAATCTACTGGGACCGTAGAggacgcaacgcaacgcatcTCCGTGGACGACGCGGTATTATTGAAAGAAGCGTACAAGTTTCCAGCTGTGGACAAGGAAGTTTCCGTTTACTCGGAGAGCCGTGATATTGGAACCGATGGGTCGTCGTCGCGATTGCTTGTTCGCAACGTAGGAGTTCAAAATGGTTTGAAGAACGATACAGATAAACCGAGGAGGGTAAGTGTCGGTACTCAGAAGCGAGATCCAATATTGGTTCGAGTGATAAAGTGCAACGAGAGCCAAACAATCGTGAAATCGGATAAAGAGACTCTAACCGACGTTGATCTTGCAAAGAAATATGTCGACGAGCCTGTAGGAACGTGTGATCGGTCGTCTTGCTTGTCTTATGCAGCTCATCAGAAAAAATACGAGCGCCAATTAGACAGCGATTATTACAAGCGTTCGTGTAAGGATTACATCTGCGATAAGAATTGCAAGAACAAACTTTATTGCGATCAAGATTGGACGGATGTTAGCAATATCGACGCGTTTcgcaatttcgaaaattcaaaaatcccGTTATCCGAGAGACCGCGTAAATGTACCTTCGCTAGGTGCAAATAA
- the LOC128880333 gene encoding uncharacterized protein LOC128880333 isoform X2 has translation MSKWNERLVTSFLKVYKQYPCLWNPYHKDYHNCREKNEALQKIIDEFGTPGFTAADYLQQIKIIREKYKREQTRTIKGLQSQKRYKSPFSWYGIVSDMLTKVIDDERKANSETILKVNRPDTSVLKSLSSDSVRDSPKKEKKVLRINPCTTATCNEPARRSKSARSNAKSNLIPDKISKAPSTTRIRYVPCPQARTSTNVSRDREEDTLSSYRPTRDTESRTTGYPMTVPYTTIDPTSNDIIGADKNNYEPPFLQCPLCGWEDARSKQSQRDATNPVQEQRIFTPCSDYYSDLSRGMYTPCTGCDRDSTVHPKKHTDDSGDFEIRRDPTKQAPYSTLTNKSCRSPVTSMEKLGKNVDVEIQCNGEVIKATKGQIIQLDPVVTNKSQGVVIEACARLEILLSNSEKNVEDLSPETAPLKSRMKEASVNTVNYVQQETQYAICASNATRRCVSLQTLNQVDENRKWEHYVRNSIPAMKSKKVAVNVVDTASKGIQSTICVSRGNLARSLSLERVKDAATTPSVREIRSSICITTDCLKEHDSNSVRHIGIDTQRVTRAKSNGSVIHCIRRVDSKESVEGKTQEFKAPCTPDTCPRNMSEIIKDPTVAFTLQQLLYKMLSSRIESRTQSIKSLKNSNTQTDYRSNCNAKRNCKVDVTEVVDRIKEFAMKTLGSAITSRNESTQMFALEARFDKPTMIEESDFNPIFESTGTVEDATQRISVDDAVLLKEAYKFPAVDKEVSVYSESRDIGTDGSSSRLLVRNVGVQNGLKNDTDKPRRSRKLRR, from the exons atgtCTAAGTGGAACGAGAGATTGGTGACCAGTTTCTTGAAAGTATACAAACAATATCCGTGCTTGTGGAATCCTTACCACAAGGACTATCACAATTGCAGAGAGAAGAACGAAGCTTTGCAGAAAATTATAGATGAATTCGGTACACCTGGGTTCACTGCGGCTGACTATTTGCAGCAGATCAAGATAATAAGAGAAAA GTACAAGAGAGAGCAAACAAGAACGATCAAAGGATTGCAATCGCAGAAGCGGTATAAATCACCGTTCTCTTGGTACGGCATAGTCTCCGACATGCTGACAAAAGTAATCGACGACGAGAGGAAAGCCAATTCGGAGACGATTTTAAAAGTCAACCGTCCCGACACGTCTGTCCTGAAATCTTTGAGCAGCGACAGCGTACGAGACTCgccaaagaaagaaaagaaagtctTAAGAATTAATCCTTGTACCACTGCTACATGCAACGAGCCTGCTAGAAGAAGTAAATCAGCTCGTTCCAATGCGAAGAGTAATTTGATACCGGATAAAATCAGCAAAGCGCCGTCAACGACACGGATAAGATACGTGCCCTGCCCACAAGCGAGAACTTCAACAAACGTCTCGAGAGATAGAGAAGAGGATACTCTTTCTAGCTATAGGCCTACAAGGGACACTGAGTCGAGAACAACAG GATATCCCATGACTGTTCCATACACGACAATCGATCCAACGTCTAACGATATAATTGGAGCGGATAAGAATAATTACGAGCCACCGTTTCTACAATGTCCCTTGTGTGGTTGGGAAGATGCAAGGTCTAAACAATCCCAAAGAGATGCAACAAATCCTGTGCAAGAGCAAAGAATCTTCACTCCCTGTTCCGATTACTATAGTGATCTCTCTCGTGGAATGTATACACCGTGCACTGGATGCGATAGAG ATTCGACGGTACATCCCAAGAAGCACACAGATGACTCTGGAGATTTTGAAATTCGGAGGGACCCAACCAAACAGGCACCGTATTCTACTCTGACGAATAAATCTTGCCGTTCGCCTGTTACATCTATGGAAAAGTTAGGAAAAAACGTAGATGTTGAAATACAATGTAACGGGGAGGTTATAAAAGCGACGAAGGGTCAAATCATACAATTAGATCCCGTGGTGACGAATAAATCTCAAGGTGTCGTCATAGAGGCCTGTGCTCGGTTAGAAATCCTGCTATCAAATTCAGAGAAGAACGTAGAAGACCTATCACCTGAAACTGCACCTCTCAAGAGCAGGATGAAAGAAGCAAGCGTTAACACCGTAAATTACGTTCAACAAGAAACGCAATATGCGATCTGTGCATCGAATGCAACGAGACGCTGCGTCTCTCTTCAAACCTTGAATCAGGTCGACGAGAACAGGAAGTGGGAACATTACGTGAGAAATTCGATTCCTGCGATGAAATCGAAAAAAGTTGCAGTGAATGTAGTGGACACAGCATCGAAAGGGATTCAGAGCACGATTTGCGTATCGCGGGGAAATTTAGCTCGCTCTTTGTCTCTGGAAAGGGTAAAGGATGCTGCAACTACACCGTCTGTACGTGAAATTCGTAGCAGCATTTGTATAACTACTGATTGTCTTAAAGAGCACGATTCAAACTCTGTTCGACACATTGGTATCGATACGCAACGTGTGACTAGAGCCAAGTCAAATGGATCTGTGATACATTGTATTCGACGTGTGGATTCAAAGGAATCTGTGGAAGGGAAAA CGCAAGAATTCAAGGCTCCATGCACACCAGATACCTGCCCACGCAACATGAGCGAAATTATCAAAGATCCCACAGTGGCCTTCACGTTGCAGCAACTCCTCTATAAGATGTTATCATCCAGAATTGAATCCAGGACCCAGAGtataaaatcgttaaaaaattcaaacaccCAGACTGATT ATAGGTCCAATTGTAACGCGAAAAGGAACTGCAAGGTTGATGTGACCGAAGTGGTGGATAGGATCAAGGAATTCGCAATGAAGACGTTGGGATCAGCAATCACGAGTCGAAACGAGTCCACACAGATGTTTGCTCTTGAAGCTAGGTTCGATAAGCCAACAATGATCGAAGAAAGCGATTTTAATCCGATATTCGAATCTACTGGGACCGTAGAggacgcaacgcaacgcatcTCCGTGGACGACGCGGTATTATTGAAAGAAGCGTACAAGTTTCCAGCTGTGGACAAGGAAGTTTCCGTTTACTCGGAGAGCCGTGATATTGGAACCGATGGGTCGTCGTCGCGATTGCTTGTTCGCAACGTAGGAGTTCAAAATGGTTTGAAGAACGATACAGATAAACCGAGGAGG TCACGTAAATTAAGGAGATAA
- the LOC128880344 gene encoding trimeric intracellular cation channel type 1B.1 has product MDPEAFLDMANQVIKLKMFPYFDIAHSVLCALHVREDLGPGAQAFSRKHPLSCWLSTMLVVFAGGMLCNGLLGEPILAPLKNTPQVVVATVVWYVIFYTPFDIGYKVAKFLPVKLVCATLKEIYRCKKVYDGVTHAGKLYPNAYLIMILIGTLKGNGAGFTKLFERLVRGVWTPTAMELMQPSFPTKASMVASIIFVLDKKTDLISAPHALVYFGIVIFFVYFKLSSILLGIHDPFVPFENLCCALFLGGIWDSLAKLLGRGQAKDEKADAKKKD; this is encoded by the exons ATGGATCCCGAAGCATTCCTGGACATGGCCAATCAGGtcattaaattgaaaatgttccCGTACTTCGACATCGCGCACAGTGTTCTCTGCGCGCTACACGTCAGAGAAGATTTAGGACCCG gtGCCCAAGCATTTTCTCGGAAACACCCCCTGTCATGTTGGCTTTCGACAATGTTGGTAGTATTCGCTGGCGGTATGCTATGCAATGGTCTTTTAGGAGAACCGATCCTTGCACCTTTGAAAAATACACCACAAGTGGTAGTTGCAACTGTTGTTTG GTACGTGATATTTTATACACCATTTGATATCGGATACAAAGTAGCCAAGTTTCTGCCTGTAAAACTTGTATGCGCTACTTTGAAGGAAATATATAGGTGTAAAAAGGTATACGATGGAGTAACTCATGCAGGGAAACTATATCCAAACGCATATCTTATCATGATTTTAATTGGGACACTTAAGG GAAATGGCGCAggttttacaaaattgttcgaGCGTCTTGTACGAGGAGTATGGACCCCAACTGCTATGGAACTTATGCAACCCAGTTT CCCTACAAAAGCATCGATGGTCGCGTCTATCATCTTTGTCTTGGATAAAAAGACTGATCTCATTTCGGCACCTCACGCATTGGTTTACTTTGGTATCGTTATCTTCTTCGTGTACTTTAAG CTGTCGTCCATTTTGCTGGGTATTCACGACCCGTTCGTACCTTTTGAAAATCTCTGTTGCGCGTTATTCCTCGGAGGAATTTGGGATTCGTTAGCCAAATTGCTGGGCAGAGGCCAAGCCAAAGACGAGAAAGCGGATGCCAAAAAGAAGGActaa